Proteins from a single region of Harmonia axyridis chromosome 4, icHarAxyr1.1, whole genome shotgun sequence:
- the LOC123678128 gene encoding ATP-dependent RNA helicase WM6 yields MADADDLLDYEDEEQTEQNTSEAVAAAEPKKGVKGTYVSIHSSGFRDFLLKPEILRAIVDCGFEHPSEVQHECIPQAVLGMDILCQAKSGMGKTAVFVLATLQQLEPTENVVYVLVMCHTRELAFQISKEYERFSKYMPTIKVGVFFGGLPIQKDEELLKNNCPHIVVGTPGRILALVRSKKLNLKHLKHFILDECDKMLELLDMRRDVQEIYRNTPHGKQVMMFSATLSKEIRPVCKKFMQDPMEVYVDDEAKLTLHGLQQHYVKLKENEKNKKLFELLDVLEFNQVVIFVKSVQRCVALAQLLTEQNFPAIGIHRNMSQEERLSRYQQFKDFQKRILVATNLFGRGMDIERVNIVFNYDMPEDSDTYLHRVARAGRFGTKGLAITFVSEESDAKILNEVQDRFDVNITELPDEIDLSSYIEGR; encoded by the exons ATGGCCGACGCAGACGATCTTCTCGATTATGAAGACGAAGAACAAACTGAACAAAATACTTCGGAGGCAGTTGCTGCTGCTGAACCGAAAAAGGGTGTAAAGGGTACTTATGTATCTATACACAGTTCTGGTTTCAGAGATTTTTTGTTGAAACCTGAAATTTTACGTGCCATTGTTGACTGTGGTTTTGAGCATCCCTCTGAAG TTCAGCATGAATGTATCCCACAAGCAGTTCTTGGTATGGATATTCTGTGCCAAGCCAAATCCGGTATGGGTAAAACTGCCGTGTTTGTATTAGCAACGCTACAGCAACTAGAGCCAACTGAAAATGTGGTTTATGTATTGGTCATGTGCCACACTAGAGAACTCGCTTTCCAGATCAGCAAGGAATATGAAAGATTCAGCAAATACATGCCAACAATCAAGGTTGGTGTGTTTTTCGGAGGATTGCCTATCCAAAAGGATGAAGAACTTCTAAAGAACAACTGCCCCCACATTGTTGTTGGTACCCCTGGAAGAATTTTAGCACTAGTCCGATCCAAGAAGCTCAACTTGAAGCAtttgaaacatttcattttGGATGAGTGTGATAAAATGCTAGAGCTCTTAG ATATGAGACGTGATGTTCAAGAAATCTATAGAAATACACCACATGGCAAACAAGTTATGATGTTTAGTGCAACCTTGAGCAAAGAAATTCGTCCAGTGTGCAAAAAATTCATGCAAgat CCTATGGAAGTTTATGTTGATGACGAAGCCAAACTTACATTGCACGGTTTACAACAACATTAtgtaaaattgaaagaaaatgaaaagaataaGAAGCTCTTTGAACTTCTTGATGTTTTGGAATTCAACCAG GTTGTCATTTTCGTTAAATCTGTTCAAAGATGTGTTGCATTAGCCCAATTATTGACGGAGCAAAATTTCCCTGCCATTGGTATCCATCGTAACATGTCTCAGGAAGAAAGACTTTCCCGTTATCAACAGTTCAAGGATTTCCAGAAA CGTATACTGGTAGCAACTAATTTATTTGGAAGAGGGATGGATATTGAAAGAGTGAACATTGTATTCAACTACGATATGCCTGAGGATTCAGACACTTACCTGCATAGAGTAGCCAGAGCAGGTCGTTTTGGTACCAAAGGGTTAGCTATCACCTTCGTTTCAGAGGAGAGCGATGCCAAAATCTTGAATGAAGTCCAGGATCGCTTTGATGTGAATATTACAGAATTACCCGATGAGATCGATCTAAGTTCTTACA tTGAAGGAAGATGA
- the LOC123677461 gene encoding guanine nucleotide-binding protein subunit beta-2 encodes MPPKNDPELVALRKELEDLYNNLKEEQKKVADTALEKECESLSDVPKIKITTKKLMKGHLNKVNSVHYSGDSRHCVTGSLDGKLIIWDTYTGNKMQIIPLRSAWVMSVAYASSGNFVACGGMDNMCTVYDLNNRDSSGVAKMVRELAGYDGFLSSCRFLDDKHLITGSGDMKLCKWDLETGRKLSDVIAHNGDVVSISLGPEGSNMFVTGSVDKTCRLWDVRDQKQPKQTFFGHEADVNSVCFHPSGYAFVTGSEDKSARMFDIRADQQIALYKPPTPNSAFTCCALSLSGRILMCGSDDHNVHMWDTLKNQHNGTLSGHENRITSISVAANGIAMASCSWDQMVRVWG; translated from the exons ATGCCACCAAAAAATGATCCGGAACTTGTTGCGTTGAGGAAGGAGCTAGAGGATCTTTACAATAATCTGAAG gaaGAACAGAAGAAGGTAGCAGACACAGCCCTCGAGAAAGAATGTGAAAGTCTATCCGATGTGCCAAAAATCAAAATCACCACCAAGAAACTGATGAAAGGTCATTTGAACAAGGTCAACTCAGTGCACTACAGTGGAGATAGCCGACATTGTGTCACAGGTTCCCTAGATGGAAAACTCATCATTTGGGACACTTACACCGGAAACAAGATGCAGATCATACCCTTGCGTTCTGCATGGGTGATGAGTGTGGCTTATGCCTCTTCAGGAAATTTCGTAG CTTGTGGTGGCATGGACAATATGTGCACAGTTTACGACTTGAACAACAGGGACAGTTCAGGGGTGGCCAAAATGGTAAGGGAATTGGCTGGATACGATGGCTTCCTGAGCTCTTGCAGGTTTCTGGATGACAAGCATCTCATAACTGGATCTGGAGACATGAAACT ctGCAAATGGGACTTAGAAACTGGAAGAAAATTATCTGATGTTATAGCCCACAATGGCGATGTAGTATCCATCAGCTTAGGACCTGAAGGAAGTAATATGTTCGTCACTGGTAGCGTGGACAAAACTTGTAGACTTTGGGATGTAAGAGACCAGAAACAACCAAAGCAAACATTCTTCGGCCACGAAGCCGATGTTAACTCAGTTTGT TTCCATCCTAGCGGTTATGCCTTCGTGACAGGATCTGAAGATAAATCAGCCAGAATGTTCGACATCAGGGCGGATCAACAAATTGCACTCTACAAACCACCAACCCCGAATAGCGCTTTCACCTGTTGTGCTCTTTCATTGAGCGGAAGAATCTTGATGTGCGGATCTGATGACCACAATGTACACATGTGGGACACTTTGAAGAACCAGCATAATGGCACGCTCTCTGGACACGAAAATCGCATCACATCCATATCTGTAGCTGCCAATGGTATCGCAATGGCGAGTTGTAGCTGGGATCAAATGGTTAGAGTTTGGGGTTAA